From Phragmitibacter flavus, the proteins below share one genomic window:
- a CDS encoding ImmA/IrrE family metallo-endopeptidase produces MREPNLISAQGHAFKLNKRYGGKMPGALEMEDLAMALNVLVVPYGIKGAAARLVRDGDDGLLRLNANLSTEGARRFAIAHELGHWQMHRTESQMFLCTNENFRDYYGSPLEREANYFASELLMPSVFFRLLTEKAEPDLKRISEWSEVFRTSLTAACLRFLRDTKFDCIAASVRNGRVEWSWRKESGRRVWLNNGQRIEPGSLAWEIANGRVVGDTMEVVDPQAWFSHLPFRYSGELQEQCIHMPRYGRIFCLLWMV; encoded by the coding sequence ATGCGTGAACCAAATCTCATATCGGCGCAAGGCCATGCATTCAAGTTGAACAAGCGCTATGGCGGCAAGATGCCGGGCGCACTTGAAATGGAAGATCTGGCCATGGCGCTGAATGTGCTGGTAGTTCCTTACGGAATCAAGGGTGCAGCAGCGAGGCTGGTTCGTGATGGTGATGACGGTCTATTGAGGCTGAACGCGAACTTGTCCACTGAGGGTGCGAGACGGTTTGCGATTGCACACGAACTAGGCCATTGGCAGATGCACCGCACGGAGTCGCAAATGTTTCTCTGCACGAATGAAAACTTCAGGGACTACTACGGAAGTCCGCTTGAACGCGAAGCGAATTACTTCGCATCGGAACTTCTAATGCCATCGGTATTCTTTCGATTATTGACGGAAAAAGCTGAACCTGATCTAAAGCGTATCAGTGAATGGTCGGAGGTGTTCCGGACGTCCTTGACGGCTGCTTGCCTTCGATTTTTGCGCGATACGAAGTTCGATTGCATTGCAGCGAGTGTGCGCAATGGACGGGTGGAATGGTCATGGCGGAAAGAGAGTGGCAGGCGGGTATGGCTCAACAACGGACAGCGTATCGAGCCAGGCTCCCTGGCATGGGAGATTGCGAATGGACGTGTTGTAGGCGACACAATGGAAGTTGTAGATCCCCAAGCGTGGTTTTCCCATCTGCCATTCAGGTATAGCGGCGAACTACAAGAGCAATGCATTCATATGCCACGCTATGGCCGGATCTTTTGTCTTCTTTGGATGGTCTAG
- a CDS encoding FdhF/YdeP family oxidoreductase, with protein MSAHPPSPSSSSTGHPVTFTRVPGAQPPVEEPGVRQTRRKKTAAGYKAIEDSIRFGVGMAGTKNTLMTFPNLNQVKGFNCQSCAWPNPDDDRSIAEFCENGFKAVSYEADTRRLTPKFFREHSIADLAARSDHWLGEQGRLTEPLVRRPGSTHYEPVTWNEVFQLMATELKALDSPHQAIFYTSGRTSNETAFLYQLFARAFGTNNLPDCSNMCHESTSVAMPPMLGIGKACVKLQDVETADAIFILGQNPGTNHPRMMTALQKMKEAGGKLVFVNPLPETGAFRFKNPQDLLHPTRIPRFLFGRGTELSDMWLPVRINGDMAFLKGLMKDMLEHEDAHPGSVFDHDFIRLHTEGYEELIEVLRATSWDDILHSSGLSRQQIREASAIAMQARSTVVCWCMGLTQHKNAVATIQDIINFLFLRGNIGRPGAGPCPVRGHSNVQGDRTMGIWDKADGDFLDKLATEFNIDPPREDGYDTVAAVKAMHDGSAKFFFAMGGNFLSSPSDTEYTAAALQNCRLTAHVSIKLNRSHLITGQTALILPCLGRTEIDRQAGGEQFQTNEDTMGVVNPTRGVIEPASPHLLSESAIVAGLAKATLGVSTPIDWDAYVADYDLIRDKIEATIPGFPSFNARIREGTFYLPNPPRDERRFETPSGKAVFKAHPLTRCDVPPGHLLLTTIRSHDQFNTTIYRNDDRYRGIFNGRRVIFMNEDDLHDLNLVQGQMVDITSHFKGEQRHAEKFMVAPYPIPKGCAAAYYPETNVLVPLDSTADESNTPTSKSIIITVHSPAEQFLSNGAVPR; from the coding sequence ATGAGCGCCCACCCGCCGAGTCCAAGTTCCAGCTCCACCGGACATCCCGTCACTTTTACGCGCGTTCCCGGAGCCCAGCCACCCGTGGAAGAGCCCGGTGTGCGACAGACGCGACGCAAAAAAACCGCTGCCGGTTACAAAGCCATCGAAGACTCCATCCGCTTCGGAGTCGGCATGGCAGGCACAAAAAACACCCTGATGACCTTTCCCAACCTCAATCAGGTGAAAGGCTTTAATTGTCAAAGCTGCGCGTGGCCCAATCCCGACGATGATCGCAGCATCGCCGAGTTCTGCGAGAACGGCTTCAAAGCCGTCAGCTATGAAGCCGATACCCGACGCCTCACCCCCAAATTTTTCCGCGAACACTCCATTGCCGACCTGGCCGCTCGATCCGATCACTGGCTGGGCGAACAAGGTCGATTGACCGAACCTCTCGTTCGCCGCCCGGGCTCCACCCATTACGAACCCGTCACATGGAATGAAGTGTTTCAGCTGATGGCAACTGAACTCAAGGCCCTCGACTCCCCCCACCAGGCCATCTTCTACACCTCCGGTCGCACCAGCAATGAGACCGCCTTTCTCTACCAGCTCTTTGCCCGCGCCTTTGGCACCAACAACCTGCCCGACTGCTCCAACATGTGTCATGAATCGACAAGTGTTGCCATGCCACCAATGCTTGGGATCGGCAAGGCGTGTGTCAAACTTCAGGATGTAGAAACCGCCGACGCCATCTTCATCCTCGGCCAGAATCCCGGCACCAACCATCCGCGCATGATGACCGCGTTGCAAAAAATGAAGGAAGCCGGCGGCAAGCTGGTGTTCGTCAATCCGCTGCCAGAAACCGGTGCCTTCCGCTTCAAAAACCCGCAGGATCTCCTGCACCCCACCCGCATCCCGCGTTTCCTCTTTGGCCGCGGCACGGAACTCTCCGACATGTGGCTGCCTGTCCGCATCAATGGCGACATGGCCTTCCTCAAGGGATTGATGAAGGACATGCTCGAACACGAGGATGCCCACCCCGGCTCCGTGTTCGATCACGATTTCATCCGCCTGCACACTGAGGGTTATGAGGAACTCATCGAAGTCCTGCGTGCGACCTCATGGGACGACATCCTGCACAGCTCCGGCCTCAGCCGTCAGCAGATCCGGGAAGCCTCCGCCATTGCCATGCAGGCCCGCAGCACCGTGGTGTGCTGGTGCATGGGACTTACCCAGCATAAAAACGCCGTTGCCACCATTCAAGACATCATCAACTTTCTCTTCCTGCGCGGCAACATCGGCCGCCCCGGTGCCGGCCCCTGCCCGGTGCGCGGCCACTCCAACGTCCAGGGCGACCGCACCATGGGCATCTGGGACAAGGCCGACGGCGACTTCCTCGACAAACTCGCCACCGAGTTCAACATCGATCCCCCACGCGAGGACGGTTACGATACCGTTGCCGCCGTCAAAGCGATGCACGACGGCAGCGCCAAGTTCTTCTTTGCCATGGGAGGCAACTTCCTCTCCTCGCCTTCAGATACCGAATACACCGCCGCCGCGCTGCAAAACTGCCGCCTCACCGCCCACGTTTCCATCAAGCTCAACCGCTCCCACCTTATCACCGGCCAAACCGCACTTATCCTTCCCTGTCTTGGTCGCACCGAAATCGACCGCCAGGCCGGCGGCGAACAGTTCCAAACCAATGAAGACACCATGGGCGTCGTCAATCCCACCCGCGGCGTCATCGAACCCGCCTCCCCCCATCTGCTGAGCGAATCCGCCATCGTCGCCGGTCTTGCCAAGGCCACCCTGGGTGTCAGCACTCCCATCGACTGGGATGCCTACGTCGCCGATTACGACCTCATTCGCGACAAGATCGAAGCCACCATCCCCGGCTTCCCCTCCTTCAATGCCCGCATTCGTGAAGGAACGTTCTACCTTCCCAATCCCCCGCGCGATGAACGACGTTTCGAAACCCCCTCGGGCAAGGCGGTCTTCAAAGCCCATCCGCTGACCCGTTGCGATGTTCCTCCCGGCCACCTGCTGCTCACCACCATTCGCAGCCACGACCAGTTTAATACCACCATCTACCGAAACGACGACCGTTACCGCGGCATCTTCAACGGACGTCGTGTGATTTTCATGAACGAGGATGACTTGCACGACCTCAACCTTGTGCAAGGCCAGATGGTCGACATCACCAGCCATTTCAAAGGCGAGCAACGTCACGCCGAAAAATTCATGGTCGCCCCCTATCCCATCCCCAAAGGCTGCGCCGCCGCCTACTATCCCGAAACCAATGTGCTCGTCCCCCTCGACAGCACCGCCGACGAGAGCAACACCCCCACCTCGAAGTCGATCATCATCACCGTTCACTCACCCGCCGAACAGTTCCTGTCCAACGGCGCAGTCCCTCGCTGA
- a CDS encoding cytochrome c oxidase assembly protein, with translation MRRGAGWMIIVVLWFAGVDVAWAHGAPRAPYEGPWWLAWNWSQPVVVVNLSVLCMLYAAGLCRLWQRSGVGRSVSKKQAGSFAMGMLVLWMALISPIDVYSDELAWMHMIQHMLLLGVVAPLLVMGSPFFVAMWALPLAWRRRYGDWQRWVQLWKPARYLLWQPLMLWCLFGLTMWVWHLPPLYEATLYDDLFHDFQHFTFVLVGCLFWRVLLDPVSRLRLGRGMAVLYLFLTSLHATLLGVFMTLAPKVWYPFYESRAPRWKLSALEDQQIAGLIMWMPACMVYAGVAAVLLWMGLREDEDKKGQRGTAPLDRNCSAGE, from the coding sequence ATGAGAAGAGGTGCGGGCTGGATGATCATCGTGGTCCTCTGGTTTGCAGGGGTGGATGTCGCCTGGGCTCATGGGGCACCGCGGGCACCGTATGAGGGGCCGTGGTGGCTGGCGTGGAATTGGTCGCAGCCGGTGGTGGTGGTGAATTTGAGTGTGCTTTGTATGCTCTACGCGGCGGGGTTGTGTAGGTTATGGCAAAGGTCGGGTGTTGGGCGTTCGGTATCGAAGAAACAGGCAGGGTCGTTTGCGATGGGGATGCTGGTTTTGTGGATGGCGCTGATTTCGCCGATTGATGTGTATAGTGATGAGCTGGCGTGGATGCACATGATCCAGCATATGTTGCTGCTGGGGGTGGTGGCTCCGTTGTTGGTGATGGGGTCGCCGTTTTTTGTAGCGATGTGGGCATTGCCACTGGCGTGGCGGCGCAGGTATGGTGACTGGCAACGGTGGGTGCAGTTGTGGAAGCCGGCGCGTTATCTGTTGTGGCAGCCGTTGATGTTATGGTGCCTGTTTGGGTTGACGATGTGGGTGTGGCACCTGCCGCCCTTGTATGAGGCGACCTTGTATGATGATCTGTTTCACGACTTCCAGCATTTTACGTTTGTGCTGGTGGGATGTTTGTTTTGGCGGGTGCTGCTGGATCCGGTAAGTCGTCTGAGGTTGGGACGGGGGATGGCGGTGTTGTATTTGTTTCTAACTTCCCTGCACGCGACGTTGCTGGGGGTGTTTATGACCTTGGCTCCGAAGGTGTGGTATCCGTTTTATGAGAGTCGTGCGCCGCGTTGGAAGTTATCGGCGTTGGAGGACCAGCAGATTGCGGGCCTGATCATGTGGATGCCGGCCTGCATGGTGTATGCGGGGGTGGCGGCGGTGTTGTTGTGGATGGGATTGCGTGAGGACGAGGACAAAAAGGGTCAGCGAGGGACTGCGCCGTTGGACAGGAACTGTTCGGCGGGTGAGTGA
- the ctaD gene encoding cytochrome c oxidase subunit I: MNESQQRFEKTWSPLPGWRGWLMEVNNQLLGKRFMVTAMVFFALGGVLALLMRMQLAVGDAELIGPARFNQIFTMHGSTMMYLFAVPFLEGLALYLLPLMIGSRDAAFPRLTAFSYWTYLFGGVLFYASFFTDTVPDAGWFAYTPLSGPQYSGMGVDFWLLGLSLVEIAGLTAGADIVVTILKFRAPGMTLSRMPLFAWTLLVTGVMVLFAFSVLLTATILLELDRSLGTRFFDPAAGGSSLLWQHLFWFFGHPEVYIMFLPATGVVSMVVGAFARRQVAAYALVVVAIVLIGFVSFGLWVHHMFTTGLPELAMGFFTAASLMIGVASGIQIFSWIATLWGTRPKFRAAFLWVLGFFVVFVIGGLTGVMVAVVPFDMQVHDTYFIVAHMHYVLIGGVLFPIFAALHFWLPKITGRMLSEGLGKWSFWLTFGGFNVTFFPMHVMGLFGLPRRVYTYPSSLGLDGMNLTASAGAMVMGVGFVVFVVNVWRSVRSGVAGGNDPWGGETLEWLVSSPPPFYSFKKPPVVHGRSPMWDDRAIEDGPYAKMVDAMDAQPCEWRANLSTDPLTAEPQGVQYLPGPNMMPFLAALGVLVGMIGVLTKLYLLAPLGVVFFVGALARWLYPSRDRIEMVEADEVGTKAGLPVVSLGVQSTAWWGMLTLLVVLGMMLGTLVFSYFYLRLFAPQWPPEGVAMPSFMLSGPAWMGLGLSGLALHLASHAIKAGARERWLMVGMLSGLAFCLLLTLELMRLEFGPASHAYGSIFYVMGWTVLLFEFTAVVFAAVVWVRLRKMGGSVGRVEILHGQLAAMLGRFCVAAGVVGLVTLYLVPHWL; the protein is encoded by the coding sequence ATGAACGAGAGCCAACAACGTTTCGAAAAAACCTGGAGTCCGCTGCCCGGCTGGCGGGGCTGGTTGATGGAGGTCAACAATCAGTTGTTGGGCAAACGGTTCATGGTGACCGCGATGGTATTTTTTGCGTTGGGCGGTGTGCTGGCCTTGTTGATGCGGATGCAGCTGGCGGTGGGGGATGCGGAGTTGATTGGACCGGCGCGGTTCAATCAGATTTTTACGATGCATGGGTCGACGATGATGTATCTATTTGCGGTGCCGTTTTTGGAGGGGCTGGCGCTGTATCTTCTGCCGTTGATGATAGGATCGCGTGATGCGGCGTTTCCGCGACTGACGGCGTTTAGTTACTGGACTTATCTGTTTGGCGGGGTGTTGTTTTATGCGAGTTTTTTTACGGATACGGTGCCAGATGCGGGGTGGTTTGCTTATACGCCTTTGTCGGGTCCGCAGTATTCGGGAATGGGGGTGGACTTTTGGTTGTTGGGGTTGAGCCTGGTGGAGATTGCCGGATTGACGGCAGGTGCGGATATTGTGGTGACGATCTTGAAGTTTCGTGCGCCGGGGATGACGTTGAGCCGGATGCCGTTGTTTGCGTGGACGCTGCTGGTGACCGGGGTGATGGTGCTGTTTGCGTTCAGTGTGTTGTTGACGGCGACGATCTTGCTGGAGTTGGACCGGTCATTGGGGACAAGGTTTTTTGATCCGGCGGCGGGGGGGAGTTCGCTGCTTTGGCAGCATCTGTTCTGGTTCTTCGGGCATCCGGAGGTGTATATCATGTTTTTGCCTGCGACGGGGGTGGTGTCGATGGTGGTGGGGGCATTTGCACGGCGGCAGGTTGCGGCGTATGCGCTGGTGGTGGTGGCGATTGTGTTGATCGGGTTTGTATCGTTTGGCTTGTGGGTTCATCACATGTTCACGACGGGGTTGCCGGAGCTGGCGATGGGATTTTTCACGGCGGCGAGTTTGATGATCGGGGTGGCGAGTGGGATTCAGATTTTCTCCTGGATCGCGACCTTGTGGGGAACGCGTCCGAAATTTCGCGCGGCGTTCCTGTGGGTGTTGGGATTTTTTGTGGTGTTTGTGATTGGCGGACTGACGGGGGTGATGGTGGCGGTGGTGCCTTTTGACATGCAGGTGCACGACACCTATTTCATCGTGGCGCACATGCACTATGTGTTGATTGGCGGGGTGTTGTTTCCGATTTTTGCGGCGTTGCATTTCTGGCTGCCGAAGATCACTGGAAGGATGTTGTCGGAGGGGCTGGGCAAGTGGAGTTTCTGGCTGACGTTTGGTGGATTTAACGTGACGTTTTTTCCCATGCATGTGATGGGGTTGTTTGGGCTGCCAAGGCGTGTGTATACTTATCCTTCGTCGCTGGGATTGGACGGCATGAACTTGACGGCCAGTGCGGGGGCGATGGTGATGGGCGTGGGTTTTGTGGTGTTTGTGGTCAATGTGTGGCGCAGTGTCAGGAGCGGGGTGGCGGGTGGCAATGATCCTTGGGGCGGTGAGACATTGGAGTGGCTGGTGTCGTCGCCGCCGCCGTTTTACAGTTTCAAAAAGCCGCCGGTGGTGCATGGAAGGTCTCCGATGTGGGACGATCGGGCTATCGAGGATGGACCTTATGCGAAGATGGTGGATGCGATGGATGCGCAGCCCTGTGAGTGGCGGGCCAATCTGAGCACGGATCCGCTGACGGCGGAGCCGCAGGGGGTGCAATATCTGCCGGGGCCGAACATGATGCCGTTCCTGGCGGCGTTGGGGGTGTTGGTGGGGATGATCGGGGTGCTGACGAAGTTATATTTGTTGGCCCCGCTGGGGGTGGTGTTTTTTGTGGGGGCGCTGGCGCGGTGGCTTTATCCATCAAGGGATCGGATTGAGATGGTGGAAGCGGATGAAGTGGGAACGAAGGCCGGGCTTCCGGTGGTGAGTTTGGGGGTGCAGTCGACGGCTTGGTGGGGGATGTTGACGCTGTTGGTGGTGCTTGGGATGATGCTCGGCACGCTGGTGTTCAGTTATTTTTATCTGCGCTTGTTTGCGCCGCAGTGGCCGCCTGAAGGAGTGGCGATGCCGTCGTTTATGCTGTCGGGTCCGGCGTGGATGGGGTTGGGATTGTCGGGGCTGGCGCTGCATCTGGCGTCGCATGCGATCAAGGCCGGGGCCCGGGAAAGATGGCTGATGGTCGGGATGCTGTCAGGGTTGGCGTTTTGTCTATTGTTAACACTCGAGTTGATGCGGCTGGAATTTGGTCCGGCGTCGCATGCTTATGGATCGATCTTTTATGTGATGGGCTGGACGGTGCTGTTGTTTGAATTCACGGCGGTGGTGTTTGCGGCAGTGGTTTGGGTAAGGCTCAGGAAGATGGGGGGCAGCGTTGGACGGGTGGAGATTTTGCATGGGCAGCTTGCTGCCATGCTTGGGCGGTTTTGCGTGGCGGCGGGTGTGGTGGGGTTGGTAACCTTATATCTTGTTCCTCATTGGTTATGA
- the coxB gene encoding cytochrome c oxidase subunit II, producing the protein MATVLAVFLMVGCRGTGNDFQSAFHPASVEAREMAGLGWMMVAVYGSVFFGTMGLVVLALVNRRSNGEAPGGSDRFVLVAGMVVPTVILVGMLVVSLRVSAAMRAPETAFRIEVTGNFWWWEVRYPDHGIVTANEIRIPVGVPVRLELKSRDVIHSFWVPNLHGKMDMLPDQMNQFWLRADREGVYRGTCAEFCGGQHARMGIDVVALSEDGFEQWVQERTRTREPGDARGKELFFSTGCAACHAVGGTQAVSNLGPDLTHMADRLNLAASTLPNTRENLKRWIVDPQSIKPLSLMPPTEIGPEELEALLDYLQTLK; encoded by the coding sequence ATGGCGACAGTTTTGGCGGTGTTCCTGATGGTTGGATGCCGGGGAACAGGGAATGATTTTCAGTCGGCGTTTCATCCGGCAAGTGTGGAGGCGCGGGAGATGGCGGGATTGGGGTGGATGATGGTGGCGGTCTATGGCTCAGTCTTTTTCGGGACGATGGGACTGGTGGTGCTGGCGTTGGTGAACCGTCGTTCGAATGGAGAGGCACCGGGTGGTTCGGACCGTTTTGTGCTGGTGGCGGGGATGGTGGTGCCGACGGTGATTTTGGTGGGCATGCTGGTGGTTTCGTTGCGGGTGAGTGCGGCGATGCGGGCGCCGGAGACGGCGTTCCGAATTGAGGTGACCGGCAATTTTTGGTGGTGGGAGGTGAGGTATCCGGATCATGGCATTGTCACAGCGAACGAGATTCGCATTCCGGTGGGGGTGCCGGTGCGGCTGGAGTTGAAGTCGCGTGATGTGATCCATAGTTTTTGGGTTCCCAATTTGCATGGCAAGATGGACATGCTGCCCGATCAGATGAACCAGTTTTGGTTGCGGGCTGATCGGGAAGGGGTGTATCGCGGGACCTGTGCGGAGTTTTGCGGAGGGCAGCATGCGCGGATGGGGATTGATGTGGTGGCGTTGTCGGAGGACGGGTTTGAGCAATGGGTTCAGGAGCGAACCCGCACACGTGAGCCTGGGGATGCCCGCGGAAAGGAGCTGTTTTTCAGCACGGGATGCGCGGCCTGTCATGCGGTGGGTGGCACGCAGGCGGTGTCGAATCTGGGGCCGGATCTGACACACATGGCGGATCGATTAAACCTGGCGGCGTCGACCTTGCCAAACACGCGTGAGAATTTGAAGCGGTGGATTGTGGATCCACAGTCGATCAAGCCGCTGAGTTTGATGCCGCCGACGGAGATTGGGCCTGAGGAGTTGGAGGCCTTGTTGGATTATCTGCAAACCCTGAAGTGA
- a CDS encoding menaquinol-cytochrome c reductase cytochrome b/c subunit, which produces MRGRAVIKKLRRWAVDRLGLGPIHKAVLDRRVARAPWYYGDGATLTMLLMVLVVTGMAMTLTYSPTPDGAYHSVKHITEKQLLGGFIRGLHYWSAGLMVVMLFFHLFRQILVAGYKFPREATWIFGALLFHAVLAMSFTGYLLRWDERAIHAVRVMLHMFNHVPWIGDELVIFVQGGEEPGALLLTRVYAVHVIILPLVIAMMTGYHLYLVMVHGITSEGEKKQSVHTVEEQRALYKAQAESEENGETFYPDTMAKSGVMSYVVFGLAVVLTLTLGPATLYDEANLVDQTFPVEEWWFWWYSALIALMPEWLAPWFLVFFPLLLLLAMLALPFVDRSPHRGMRRRPWAVVFVMGCVVALVGLSALRLKSHWTAWPVGEAPPVPEGVVLSGSAEAGRQLFARYGCSSCHAVGGIGGRRMAVDLVAVETRRSRQAYRAYILQPPEGVAMPAYQGRLSEAELEQLLDYVHAAQSFPKGGNR; this is translated from the coding sequence ATGAGAGGGCGTGCTGTCATCAAAAAGCTTCGTCGCTGGGCGGTGGACCGGCTGGGGCTGGGGCCGATCCACAAGGCGGTGCTGGATCGCCGGGTGGCGCGTGCGCCGTGGTATTATGGCGATGGGGCGACGCTGACGATGTTGTTGATGGTGCTGGTGGTGACAGGGATGGCGATGACCTTGACTTACTCGCCCACCCCTGATGGTGCTTATCATAGTGTGAAGCATATTACGGAGAAACAGTTACTGGGTGGGTTTATTCGTGGGCTGCATTACTGGTCGGCGGGATTGATGGTGGTGATGTTGTTTTTTCATTTGTTCCGGCAGATATTGGTGGCGGGATACAAGTTTCCCAGGGAAGCGACCTGGATCTTCGGGGCGCTGTTGTTTCATGCGGTGCTGGCGATGAGTTTCACGGGTTATCTGCTGCGTTGGGACGAGCGGGCGATTCATGCGGTGCGGGTGATGCTGCACATGTTCAATCATGTGCCGTGGATTGGGGATGAACTGGTTATTTTTGTGCAGGGTGGTGAGGAGCCGGGAGCGCTGTTGCTGACGCGGGTGTATGCGGTGCATGTGATCATCCTGCCTTTGGTGATTGCGATGATGACGGGGTATCATCTGTATTTGGTGATGGTTCATGGCATCACTTCCGAAGGGGAAAAGAAGCAATCGGTGCATACGGTGGAGGAGCAGCGTGCGCTTTACAAGGCACAGGCGGAATCGGAGGAAAACGGAGAGACTTTTTATCCAGATACGATGGCGAAGTCGGGGGTCATGAGTTATGTAGTGTTTGGTCTGGCGGTGGTGCTGACGTTGACGCTGGGACCGGCCACTTTGTATGATGAGGCCAACCTGGTGGACCAGACTTTCCCGGTCGAAGAGTGGTGGTTCTGGTGGTATAGCGCGTTGATTGCCCTGATGCCGGAGTGGCTGGCTCCGTGGTTTTTGGTGTTTTTTCCCCTGCTGCTGTTGCTGGCGATGCTGGCGCTGCCGTTTGTGGATCGAAGTCCGCATCGGGGCATGCGGCGGAGGCCGTGGGCGGTGGTGTTTGTCATGGGTTGTGTGGTGGCATTGGTCGGGCTTTCGGCGTTGCGATTGAAGTCGCACTGGACGGCCTGGCCGGTGGGCGAGGCACCGCCGGTGCCGGAGGGGGTGGTGTTGTCGGGGTCGGCAGAGGCGGGTCGGCAGTTGTTCGCGCGCTATGGTTGCAGCAGTTGTCACGCGGTGGGTGGGATCGGGGGGCGGCGCATGGCGGTGGATTTGGTGGCGGTGGAGACGCGTCGTTCGCGTCAGGCGTATCGGGCTTACATTCTGCAACCGCCGGAGGGGGTGGCGATGCCGGCTTATCAGGGACGACTAAGTGAAGCGGAGCTGGAGCAGTTGCTCGACTACGTGCATGCAGCGCAATCCTTTCCGAAAGGGGGCAATCGATGA
- a CDS encoding ubiquinol-cytochrome c reductase iron-sulfur subunit, translated as MNKRGFSKLLVVGGGLAVAGTVGVPALLTVLSPSLESDGGANWQPVGELDKFPLGEVAKALVPVPQEGWVRSLRQKGLFVLRELENEVVVYSRSCTDLSCPVTWDAGSEWFFCPCHGGVFSKEGEPKAGPPKDPLYRYATRVRSGVVEIDLNSVPPMI; from the coding sequence ATGAATAAACGCGGATTCTCGAAATTGCTGGTGGTGGGCGGCGGCCTGGCTGTCGCCGGGACGGTGGGCGTGCCAGCTTTGTTGACCGTGTTGTCTCCATCACTGGAATCCGATGGAGGGGCAAACTGGCAACCGGTGGGAGAGTTGGACAAGTTTCCCCTGGGCGAGGTGGCGAAGGCGTTGGTGCCGGTGCCGCAGGAGGGGTGGGTGAGGTCGCTGCGGCAGAAGGGTTTGTTTGTGCTGCGCGAGTTGGAAAATGAGGTGGTGGTGTATTCCAGAAGCTGCACGGATTTGAGTTGTCCGGTGACGTGGGATGCGGGCAGTGAATGGTTCTTTTGTCCCTGCCACGGCGGGGTGTTTTCGAAGGAGGGCGAACCGAAGGCGGGGCCGCCGAAAGATCCGTTGTATCGTTATGCCACGCGGGTGCGCAGTGGTGTGGTGGAGATCGACCTTAACTCCGTGCCCCCGATGATTTGA
- a CDS encoding ferritin-like domain-containing protein produces the protein MKLNTLLNLYIHELKDLYSAEKQLIRALPKMVKAATHEELKAGFAQHLEETKEHAARLEKILEGHEASTRGPKCKAMAGLLEEGAEIMEEEGDPEVLDAALIVAAQKVEHYEIAGYGSAQTFAELLGETNDQKVLQQTLDEEGATDKKLTELAMSAINVAASDAA, from the coding sequence ATGAAACTAAACACCTTGCTCAATCTTTATATTCACGAATTGAAGGACCTCTACAGTGCTGAAAAGCAACTGATCCGGGCCCTACCCAAGATGGTAAAGGCAGCGACCCATGAGGAGTTGAAAGCGGGCTTTGCCCAGCATCTGGAGGAAACCAAGGAACACGCCGCGAGGCTTGAAAAAATCCTGGAAGGTCATGAGGCCTCCACGCGTGGCCCCAAGTGCAAGGCCATGGCAGGGCTGCTTGAAGAGGGCGCGGAGATCATGGAGGAGGAGGGCGATCCTGAAGTGCTCGACGCAGCGCTCATTGTCGCGGCGCAAAAGGTGGAGCACTATGAAATCGCGGGTTATGGATCGGCCCAAACCTTTGCCGAACTGCTCGGTGAAACGAACGATCAGAAAGTGTTGCAACAGACCCTGGATGAGGAAGGCGCGACTGACAAAAAGCTGACGGAACTGGCGATGTCAGCCATCAATGTTGCGGCTTCGGATGCGGCCTAG
- a CDS encoding response regulator transcription factor, protein MDDHPVFRHGIRQLVNRMDDAEICGEAGDAPTALDAFRRLHPDLILLDIGLPGMNGIELIKMVKSEQNSMPVLVLSMHDEAIYGLGALRAGAKGYLRKDDALDHLNEALHTTAKNRYYLGRRFLSHVVREAIRCEDEKDNSHDIKGLTDREIEVFDLLGSGLGTRQIASKLGLSVKTIESHCARIKEKLLLHSAAQLVALAKDWRSERERETSSSDQAACNTEVPPKFN, encoded by the coding sequence GTGGATGATCACCCGGTCTTTCGTCATGGCATCCGTCAATTGGTGAATCGCATGGATGATGCGGAAATATGTGGTGAAGCCGGAGACGCTCCAACAGCGCTCGATGCATTTCGCCGTCTGCATCCCGATTTGATTTTGCTCGACATCGGTTTGCCAGGGATGAACGGAATTGAATTGATCAAAATGGTGAAGTCTGAACAGAACAGCATGCCGGTTCTTGTCCTGTCGATGCACGATGAAGCCATTTATGGACTTGGTGCCCTTCGCGCCGGTGCCAAAGGCTACCTCCGCAAGGATGACGCACTTGACCATTTGAACGAGGCCTTGCACACCACCGCCAAGAACCGCTATTACCTGGGTCGGCGCTTTCTAAGTCATGTGGTCCGTGAAGCCATCCGTTGTGAAGATGAGAAAGACAACAGTCATGACATCAAGGGACTCACGGATCGCGAAATCGAAGTTTTTGACTTGCTCGGCAGCGGGCTGGGCACGCGGCAAATTGCCAGCAAGCTTGGCCTCAGCGTGAAAACCATCGAATCCCATTGCGCCCGCATCAAGGAGAAGCTGTTGTTGCACAGCGCTGCCCAACTGGTTGCTCTCGCCAAGGACTGGAGATCCGAAAGGGAGCGGGAAACAAGTTCATCCGACCAGGCGGCATGCAATACAGAAGTCCCCCCTAAATTCAACTAG